A region from the Variovorax sp. V93 genome encodes:
- a CDS encoding VOC family protein, which produces MRAQLDHLVIAAASLAEGVAWCEATLGVTPGPGGSHPLMGTHNRLLNIAAEAFPQAYLEIIAIEPGKRPSRPGTRRWFDLDDPVLQAGLVRRGPRLVHFVARVPDAHAALQALAREEHAHIDRGQLLEASRDTPAGRLEWQITVRDDGQRLFYGALPTLIQWGPVHPTDAMPASGLAMRSLQATHPRAADLSAALSAIGMAGLAVQAGAPNLAAVLDTPRGPVTLQSEGL; this is translated from the coding sequence ATGCGCGCGCAACTCGACCATCTGGTGATCGCCGCTGCCTCGCTGGCTGAGGGCGTGGCGTGGTGCGAGGCCACGCTGGGCGTCACGCCGGGCCCTGGTGGCTCACATCCGCTGATGGGCACGCACAACCGGCTGCTGAACATCGCGGCCGAGGCGTTCCCGCAGGCCTACCTCGAAATCATCGCGATCGAGCCCGGCAAGCGGCCCTCGCGCCCCGGCACGCGCCGCTGGTTCGACCTCGACGACCCCGTGCTGCAGGCCGGGCTTGTGCGGCGCGGACCGCGGCTGGTGCACTTCGTCGCGCGCGTGCCCGACGCCCACGCCGCGCTGCAGGCGCTGGCGCGCGAGGAGCACGCGCACATCGACCGCGGCCAATTGCTCGAAGCCTCGCGTGACACGCCCGCCGGCCGGCTCGAATGGCAGATCACGGTGCGCGACGATGGCCAGCGCCTCTTCTACGGCGCGCTGCCCACGCTGATCCAGTGGGGCCCGGTGCACCCCACCGACGCCATGCCGGCCTCGGGGCTGGCGATGCGCTCGCTGCAGGCCACGCATCCGCGCGCGGCCGACCTTTCTGCGGCGCTGTCGGCCATCGGCATGGCCGGCCTGGCGGTGCAGGCCGGCGCGCCCAACCTGGCGGCCGTGCTCGACACGCCCCGCGGCCCCGTCACGCTTCAATCCGAAGGACTCTGA